Genomic DNA from Vanrija pseudolonga chromosome 3, complete sequence:
CTGCCCGtccacccgcccgccacgGGCGCACGTGCCTCCGCCAccggggcgcgcgcggcggacatGGCGCCGATGGCGTGAAATCGGGGGCCATACATCTAGATACAAGTgaccgaggcggcagcgagcaccgagctccagcgccgactcggccagCACTGAGGTGATGCAGAGTACTTAGTATACGCCGCCTTGTTTGTGCGTCAAGGAGGACAACAGCACGCGTCGTAAACAGTGCCCTCGATCCGTGGCAGCGAAGTAAGTACGTACGCGTGTTAGGGCCATAggcggtgccggcgagcGCAACCGCCAACCGATGCCGTCCGTCAATCTCGGTGCCTGCGCCAGCCACCACCCAGACTCGGCCGCCTGCTGTTTGTTCATTGTCCACGGCGGCCTTAGCCAGCAGTGCGGTGATCCGCAACTGTAATGGGAGCGAGCCACAATTGTATGCACTGTAGCCACCACTCCCCACAGGCACGTAGCCacagcgccagcgcctcgtGCAAGCTAAAGCCGCGCAGGCAAGCCTTGCACGCCCGGGCTCGCTAactcccactcccacgcCACCCACGCACATCCAGCGCCATGCACCGGCTACTTGCCCAGGCTCATCACTCATGACGGCCTGGACGGGACAGAGGAGTATCTGGTGGGTGCGCTcagccggcgagcgcggcaatGAGCCCGGCAAGGCGAGAGCGAGCTAGGTGCAGGTAGATGGATAACACCACAACGCGCTGACCCGAACCCCCGTCGAGAGAGAGTTGTCATCCCACCCCCCGTCCCAAATGGCTACCCACTGGTGCTTGTTGGAGCGCTCCCCACGCGCAGACACACGAAACGGTTCCCCTTGGTCAGAGCGGGTCGGCAGTCGGCGCTCGATGTCCGCCGTCTGTCCACGTGGTAAACGGCCTGTACCAATGTTGGGCGGTGCCTTCGTTCAGACACTCACATCCATGCAGGGGGGTGAGGAGGCCTCTCTACCATCTTCCATGACCAtgacgcggcgccgcgcttACCTCGTGTCGTGCTGACTTGGTCGGCGAAGCCCCGTCGCCAAAAGTGCCACACGCATTATGCAGTCCGTGTGACGGGTTAGCAATCCACCCAGTGTGTGGGGTCTCCACGGCTTGTGGCGGCGATTATTGCCCGATTGGGATAATCCTTCTCACCCATGAGGTCATTCCTGACCAACCTTTGGTGCAATGAGCTTACATGGTGACCAGTGACGACGGGGGGAgcgcaagctcctcgacgacactGACGGCAACGACCGAATGCATGGAATAAAAAGAGCCCAGGTGACGTTCTTGCTTTGCTGTTATTgcccaccacaaccacaccacACTCCCATCCAACCTCGCATCCACCGCCACAAAAGTGGATGGCAGCCATTGTCGCACCCACCCGCCTGTTCGCATCCAGATTCGCAAGACAAACTCCGGTTCTCGCGCGGTCAATTCAGCGTCCTCCCACCACTTCAACCCTCATCCACCCCATCCGCACCTTTACATCCACAAAACTAACAACCATGGGACTCACCGACTGGGctgccaaggacggcgagttCAAGCGCCAGGTCTCGTCGTTCCGCGAGCACATCACCGAGGGCGGCCAGCACCCCCCTGAGAAGGGTACGTCGTCGGGGCTGCAACCATCGCTGACTTTCCCAGGACGCTACCACCTCTACGTCTCGTACGCTTGCCCGTGGGCACACCGCACCCTCATCCTCCGTGCGctcaagggcctcgaggacTACATTGGTGCGTGCGCAGACGTCGATGCGAGCTAACCGCCGCCAGACGTGTCCGTCGtccacccccacctcctcgagggcggctgGCACTTTGTCCCCtacgagctcaaggacgcgccgcccgcccccatGTCGGAGCACAACAACCAGACGTTCCCCGGCGCCACGatcgaccacctccaccacaaGGACCACCTCCAGGAGCTGTACTCGCTTGCCGAGCCCGACTACTCTGCGCGCTGGACTGTGCCTGTGCTCTGGGACAAGAAGCTCAACACGATCGTGTCCAACGAGTCGTCCGAGATCATCCGCGACCTCACCGTCGCGTTCAACTCGATCCTGCCCGACGGCCCGGGCAAGGACCTCGACACGTTCCCCGAGGAGCTGCGcaaggagattgaggagTTTGAGGAGTGGTCGTACAACGACATCAACAACGGCGTGTACAAGTGCGGCTTTGCCACGACCCAGGCCGCGTACAacaaggctgccgaggcgctcgccaaggccctgGACCGTGTCGAGGGCATCCTCTCCGACGGCCGCGAGTACCTCATCGGTGGCCGCCtgaccgaggccgacgtgcgTCTTTTCACCACCATCGTTCGCTACGACCCCGTGTACTACGTCCACTTCAAGACCAACTGGGGTTCGAGTAAGTGGCTCGACGACACTCGCACTTGCGACagccgctgacaccgcagtCCGTCACGACTACCCCAACATCAACCGTTGGCTCAAGAACCTCTACTGGAACAACCCTGCTTTCAAGGAGACGACCAACTTTGAGCGTAAGTTCAAGGCggcgcgcacacacacatctGACACCTACCCAGACATCAAGGAGCACTACTACTACTCCCACACTCAGATCAACCCCCACCGCATTGTCCCCTACGGTCCCAACGTCGACatcgagccgctcgacgactcgaagcgcaaggctgacgctgcggacggcgcgcgcaaggctGCCAAGGTCTAAGTCGATGCGACGGGTTATTAGGAAATCAAGTTAGTATCTAGTATCATCTGCAGTGCACGGTGTGTCGACTGTAACTGGGCGCGGGTGATCATGGAGTGGAGAGTACGAGGAttggggtcgacgagcacatGGCACCCAAGACGCcagacgacgtcgagaaGCGGGCCGACGGTGCGGTC
This window encodes:
- the gto2 gene encoding Glutathione S-transferase omega-like 2 is translated as MAAIVAPTRLFASRFARQTPVLARSIQRPPTTSTLIHPIRTFTSTKLTTMGLTDWAAKDGEFKRQVSSFREHITEGGQHPPEKGRYHLYVSYACPWAHRTLILRALKGLEDYIDVSVVHPHLLEGGWHFVPYELKDAPPAPMSEHNNQTFPGATIDHLHHKDHLQELYSLAEPDYSARWTVPVLWDKKLNTIVSNESSEIIRDLTVAFNSILPDGPGKDLDTFPEELRKEIEEFEEWSYNDINNGVYKCGFATTQAAYNKAAEALAKALDRVEGILSDGREYLIGGRLTEADVRLFTTIVRYDPVYYVHFKTNWGSIRHDYPNINRWLKNLYWNNPAFKETTNFEHIKEHYYYSHTQINPHRIVPYGPNVDIEPLDDSKRKADAADGARKAAKV